In Rhodothermales bacterium, the following are encoded in one genomic region:
- a CDS encoding aminotransferase class V-fold PLP-dependent enzyme: MLSCQKSLFSLPEDSHYFNCAYMSPLLREVEEAGIVGMRQKRAPYHIAPADFFEPARAVRERFAGLIGASDPHRIAIVGSASYGIATAARNLPVSAGERIVVLEEQFPSNIYSWRRLANERRAVIHTVEAPPVAPGRGRRWNERVLEAIVPGTAIVAMPHVHWADGTLFDLDAIGRRCRDIGAALVIDGTQSIGALPIDVARIQPDAVICAGYKWLMGPYSTGLAYFGPRFDDGVPLEENWIGRAGSEQFGGLVRYSDTYQPGALRFDVGERSNFILLPMLLAALDRVLDWGPPAIQLYTADLMAPFIERARELGGFVDDADCRAHHLFGLRIPSDRPINGLATLLREHAISVSERGTAIRISPHVYNDERDVAAFTDALEAFFAGQP; this comes from the coding sequence ATGCTTTCTTGCCAGAAATCCCTCTTCTCCCTCCCCGAAGACAGCCACTATTTCAACTGCGCCTATATGTCGCCCCTGTTGCGCGAGGTAGAGGAGGCCGGTATCGTTGGGATGCGGCAGAAACGAGCGCCGTATCACATCGCGCCGGCGGATTTTTTTGAGCCTGCACGCGCCGTGCGCGAGCGGTTCGCCGGTTTGATCGGAGCGTCGGATCCGCATCGGATCGCCATCGTGGGTTCGGCCTCCTATGGCATCGCGACGGCGGCGCGTAATCTTCCCGTTAGCGCCGGCGAGCGTATCGTTGTACTGGAGGAGCAGTTTCCCAGTAACATCTACAGTTGGCGTCGGTTGGCGAACGAGCGTCGCGCGGTCATCCACACCGTCGAGGCGCCACCCGTGGCGCCGGGGCGGGGCCGGCGGTGGAACGAGCGCGTGCTCGAGGCTATCGTCCCAGGAACGGCGATCGTGGCAATGCCGCACGTACACTGGGCTGATGGAACGCTGTTCGATCTAGATGCGATCGGCCGGCGTTGCCGCGACATCGGGGCAGCCCTGGTCATCGACGGGACGCAGTCGATTGGCGCCCTCCCGATCGATGTCGCTCGCATCCAGCCAGATGCCGTCATCTGCGCCGGTTATAAGTGGCTAATGGGACCTTATAGCACCGGCCTCGCTTATTTCGGGCCGCGGTTCGACGACGGCGTTCCGCTTGAAGAAAACTGGATCGGCCGCGCCGGGAGCGAGCAGTTTGGCGGACTGGTGCGGTATAGCGACACCTACCAGCCCGGCGCGTTGCGGTTCGATGTCGGTGAACGATCGAATTTCATCCTCCTGCCCATGCTGCTGGCCGCGCTCGATCGCGTCCTGGACTGGGGGCCGCCGGCCATCCAGCTGTATACCGCGGACTTAATGGCGCCGTTCATCGAGCGGGCTCGGGAATTGGGGGGATTCGTGGACGATGCGGACTGCCGCGCGCATCACCTGTTCGGGCTTCGGATCCCATCGGATCGACCCATCAACGGCCTCGCCACGCTCCTACGCGAGCATGCCATCAGTGTATCCGAACGAGGCACCGCGATCCGGATCTCGCCTCATGTGTATAACGACGAGCGCGACGTCGCCGCGTTCACCGACGCCCTGGAGGCATTCTTCGCCGGGCAGCCGTAA
- a CDS encoding 3-ketoacyl-ACP reductase, which translates to MNRVALITGGTRGIGLGIARALAAEGYDLMLCGRRPAIEVIDVLTDLGATGVRAAYQVADIANPADRASLLDRTRDTFGGLHVLVNNAGMAPRARNALLDATEESFEEVLRVNLQGPYFLTQAAARWMISQKAEDSSWRGCIVTINSISATVASINRGEYCVSKAGLAMATQLWAVALAPHGIPVYELRPGLIQTDMTASVASKYDTLIEQGLLLEPRWGTPGDIGKAAAMLVRGDLPYASGQAITLDGGLTLPRL; encoded by the coding sequence ATGAACCGTGTAGCCCTGATCACCGGCGGCACCCGCGGCATCGGACTCGGCATTGCCCGGGCCCTGGCGGCGGAGGGATACGACCTCATGCTGTGTGGCCGCCGACCCGCCATCGAGGTCATCGACGTACTCACCGACCTGGGCGCGACCGGCGTCCGCGCCGCGTACCAGGTGGCCGACATCGCCAACCCCGCCGATCGCGCCTCGTTGCTGGACCGCACCCGGGACACCTTCGGCGGCCTGCATGTGCTGGTCAATAACGCCGGCATGGCGCCCCGCGCCCGCAACGCCCTGCTCGACGCCACCGAGGAGAGCTTCGAGGAGGTGTTGCGGGTCAACCTTCAGGGCCCGTATTTCCTGACACAGGCCGCGGCGCGCTGGATGATCTCTCAGAAGGCCGAAGATTCCTCCTGGCGGGGCTGCATCGTCACCATCAACTCGATCTCCGCTACCGTCGCCTCGATCAACCGGGGCGAATACTGCGTCTCCAAAGCCGGCCTCGCCATGGCCACACAGCTCTGGGCCGTCGCCCTCGCCCCGCACGGCATCCCCGTGTACGAACTGCGCCCCGGCCTCATCCAGACCGACATGACCGCCAGCGTCGCCTCGAAATACGACACTCTCATCGAACAGGGTCTGCTCCTCGAACCCCGCTGGGGCACCCCCGGGGACATCGGCAAGGCCGCGGCCATGCTCGTCCGAGGCGATCTACCCTACGCCAGCGGCCAGGCCATCACCCTAGACGGGGGGTTGACCCTCCCGCGTTTGTAG
- a CDS encoding Gfo/Idh/MocA family oxidoreductase, translating to MVSIHKVGIIMNGVTGRMGTNQHLMRSLVAIRKEGGIPISETEVIFPEPLLIGRNSVKLERLAHQAGIDRWSTDLVSALADPAYSVYFDAQTTTRRVEAVRLAIAAGKHIYCEKPTAMTAREAYDLYLYAKQAGVKHGVVQDKLYLPGLVKLKTLIDSGFFGRILSVRGEFGYWVFEGDIVPPQRPSWNYRAEDGGGILVDMLCHWRYVLDNLFGAVQSVSCLGATHIDRRWDEDGQPYAATSDDAAYATFELAGNIIAHFNSSWCTRPRRDDLLTIQVDGTKGSAVAGLQQCWLQPYGATPRHVWNPDIPNPINFYTGWTPVPDHKPYPNAFRAQWELFLRHVVTDSPYRLDLLEGAKGVQLAEKAIESWKKRAWVTVPDLERDLA from the coding sequence ATGGTATCGATCCATAAAGTCGGCATCATCATGAACGGCGTCACGGGGCGCATGGGGACCAACCAGCACCTGATGCGCTCTCTTGTGGCCATCCGTAAGGAGGGCGGCATTCCGATCAGCGAAACGGAAGTCATCTTCCCCGAACCGCTCCTCATCGGCCGCAATAGCGTCAAGCTGGAACGCCTCGCCCATCAGGCCGGCATCGACCGCTGGAGCACCGACCTCGTTAGCGCCCTGGCCGACCCGGCGTACAGTGTCTACTTCGACGCCCAGACCACCACGCGCCGCGTCGAGGCCGTGCGGCTGGCCATTGCCGCCGGGAAACACATTTACTGCGAAAAGCCCACGGCGATGACCGCGCGCGAGGCGTACGACCTGTACCTCTACGCGAAACAGGCCGGCGTGAAACACGGCGTCGTCCAGGACAAACTGTACCTCCCGGGCCTGGTGAAGCTCAAGACACTCATCGACAGCGGGTTTTTCGGGAGGATATTGAGCGTGCGCGGCGAGTTCGGCTACTGGGTGTTCGAGGGGGATATCGTCCCGCCCCAACGGCCTTCGTGGAACTACCGCGCGGAGGATGGCGGCGGGATTCTGGTGGATATGCTCTGCCACTGGCGGTATGTGCTCGATAACCTGTTCGGCGCCGTTCAATCCGTTTCCTGCCTCGGTGCCACCCACATCGACCGGCGGTGGGACGAAGACGGCCAACCCTACGCGGCCACATCGGACGACGCCGCGTACGCGACGTTCGAGCTTGCCGGCAACATCATCGCCCACTTCAACTCGTCCTGGTGCACCCGCCCCCGGCGCGACGACCTGCTGACGATCCAGGTGGATGGCACGAAGGGCTCGGCCGTCGCCGGCCTGCAGCAATGCTGGCTCCAGCCCTACGGCGCCACGCCTCGGCATGTCTGGAATCCAGATATCCCGAATCCGATCAACTTCTACACCGGCTGGACGCCGGTGCCGGACCACAAGCCGTACCCGAACGCCTTCCGCGCGCAGTGGGAGCTATTCCTGCGGCACGTCGTCACCGACTCGCCCTACCGGCTGGACCTACTCGAGGGTGCGAAAGGCGTCCAGTTGGCCGAAAAGGCCATCGAATCCTGGAAAAAACGCGCATGGGTGACTGTGCCCGACCTGGAGAGGGACCTCGCATGA
- a CDS encoding sugar phosphate isomerase/epimerase family protein yields MSSRLCLHTITTKPWPIETAIDAYAAAGIGGISVWRDALDGRSIPDTGRRIREAGLTIVSYVRGGFFAALEAEGRAAAIDENKRVIDEAAALGAPLVVLVCGAAVGQSLEESRRQIRAGIEAVLPHARERGVKLAIEPLHPMYADTRSAIVTLGQANGLVEAVADDHLGVAVDVYHVWWDPALAAEIARCGDRILAFHVCDWRSPTRDLLNDRGLMGEGCIPIRQIRRLVEKAGFAGFIEVEIFSTEYWAMDQHVFLDRIVDAYKHHV; encoded by the coding sequence ATGTCCTCCCGTCTCTGCCTCCACACCATCACCACAAAGCCCTGGCCCATCGAGACGGCCATCGACGCCTATGCGGCGGCCGGCATTGGAGGCATTTCCGTCTGGCGCGACGCCCTGGATGGTCGGTCGATTCCCGACACCGGCCGGCGGATCCGCGAGGCCGGCCTGACGATCGTATCGTATGTCCGCGGGGGCTTTTTCGCGGCGCTTGAAGCCGAAGGCCGCGCGGCGGCCATCGACGAAAACAAGCGCGTGATCGACGAAGCCGCGGCGCTCGGCGCGCCGCTTGTTGTTCTCGTATGCGGCGCCGCCGTCGGCCAGTCACTGGAGGAGTCGCGCCGGCAGATCCGGGCCGGCATCGAGGCGGTACTGCCGCACGCCAGGGAGCGCGGGGTGAAACTGGCTATTGAACCGCTCCATCCGATGTACGCCGATACCCGCTCGGCCATCGTCACACTGGGCCAGGCGAACGGCCTGGTGGAGGCCGTCGCGGACGATCACCTGGGTGTGGCGGTCGATGTTTACCACGTCTGGTGGGACCCCGCCCTCGCCGCCGAAATCGCCCGCTGCGGGGACCGTATCCTCGCCTTCCACGTATGCGACTGGCGCTCGCCCACCCGAGACCTGCTCAACGACCGGGGCCTCATGGGCGAGGGCTGCATTCCCATCCGACAGATCCGTCGATTGGTGGAAAAGGCCGGCTTCGCCGGGTTCATCGAAGTCGAGATCTTCTCCACCGAATACTGGGCGATGGACCAGCATGTGTTTCTAGACCGCATCGTGGATGCCTACAAACACCACGTGTGA
- a CDS encoding PVC-type heme-binding CxxCH protein, producing the protein MRSAVIVSVIASGYILIGCQKPPVVNEYGLVPGVVGEALSPGQLREIEHALDGLEVAPGLEATLFAAEPMLANPTNIDIDARGRVWVTEGINYRPQLNPQNPVRGESERILILEDTDGDGAADLRKVFYEGTDINAALGIAVFGNRVFVSVSPNIFVFVDEDGDDVADRKEVLFTGIKGVQHDHGAHAFTFGPDGRLYFNFGNEGKQLLDADSVQVVDASGEEVKEDGQPYRQGMVFRMNPDGTDFEVLGHNFRNNYEVAVDAFGTLWQSDNDDDGNRATRINFVMEYGNYGFRDEMTGADWRQRRTGWEEEIPQRHWHLNDPGVVPNLLQTGAGSPTGIAIYEGRLLPEVYWDQMIHTDAGPNVVRSYPVSKTGAGYKAEIVNILKGTHDQWFRPSDVAVAPDGSLIVSDWYDPGVGGHHVGDLAQGRLYRIAPPRTPYTVPTHDLSLPETAVIALRSPNVATRYLAWTALNVMGATAETALDELLDDPNPRMQARALWLLGQIEGRGASTVEMALADENEDIRIAGLRLARQLDLDLIPYIQQGADDPSPQVRREAAIALRHNDSPEAPALWARLAAQHDGVDRWYLEALGIAADRQWDAFFAAWQEQNREDWDTPAGRDIVWRARAEAALPLLTELILSPTTTDTERLRYFRALDFHPASPAKAALLGGLLAADHPRELDIRVLSLQHLAGSDAMETPATRDAIYSTLDDVRGTRAFLDLVDRFELADQGEALFTMALADPAGDLGKDAGRILLDLDGRERIAAAVAAASTEESTAIISLLDGVESNGSRGTLESLFRDPSLPLEVRRRALEAFGPGWQGENRVLTLLKEGVMPEELSATASSILFASTDSRRRGQAEQYFEPPSGMTGEALPAIEALVTMQGNPKEGAVVFAQFCSTCHVVQGHGVDFGPALTEIGNKLTPEALYTAILYPDAGIGFGYEGYVLKLKDGSEAVGYILNQSGDEIRLREAGGRTNSYSVSDVASKEMLGQSLMPALGRSLRQEELVDLVAYLKD; encoded by the coding sequence ATGCGCTCCGCCGTAATAGTATCCGTTATTGCAAGTGGATATATCCTGATCGGCTGCCAGAAGCCTCCTGTCGTCAACGAATACGGCCTTGTGCCGGGCGTGGTGGGGGAGGCCTTGAGCCCGGGTCAGCTGCGGGAGATCGAACATGCGCTGGATGGCCTGGAGGTAGCTCCGGGGCTAGAGGCGACGCTGTTTGCGGCGGAGCCGATGCTGGCGAACCCGACGAACATCGACATCGATGCCCGGGGCAGGGTGTGGGTTACCGAAGGCATCAACTACCGACCCCAGCTCAACCCGCAGAATCCCGTTCGCGGGGAAAGCGAACGCATTCTCATCCTCGAGGACACGGACGGCGACGGCGCGGCCGATCTGCGCAAGGTGTTTTACGAGGGTACCGACATCAACGCAGCGCTTGGGATCGCCGTTTTTGGAAACCGGGTGTTCGTTTCCGTCAGTCCAAACATATTCGTGTTCGTGGATGAGGATGGGGACGATGTGGCAGATCGGAAGGAGGTGTTGTTCACGGGCATCAAGGGCGTTCAGCACGACCATGGCGCGCATGCCTTTACGTTTGGGCCGGACGGCCGGCTGTATTTCAACTTCGGCAACGAAGGCAAGCAACTGCTCGACGCCGACAGCGTCCAGGTGGTCGATGCCTCGGGCGAGGAGGTGAAAGAAGACGGCCAGCCGTATCGGCAAGGCATGGTGTTTCGGATGAATCCAGACGGGACCGACTTCGAGGTGCTGGGGCACAACTTCCGCAACAACTACGAGGTCGCGGTGGATGCGTTTGGCACGCTGTGGCAATCGGACAACGACGACGACGGCAACCGCGCCACCCGCATCAACTTCGTGATGGAGTATGGCAATTATGGGTTTCGGGACGAGATGACCGGGGCCGACTGGCGCCAGCGGCGCACGGGATGGGAAGAGGAGATTCCGCAGCGGCACTGGCACCTGAACGACCCCGGCGTGGTGCCCAACCTGCTTCAGACGGGGGCCGGCTCGCCAACGGGGATCGCCATCTACGAGGGCCGACTCCTTCCGGAAGTGTACTGGGATCAGATGATCCACACAGATGCCGGCCCAAACGTCGTCCGCTCGTATCCGGTCAGCAAAACGGGTGCGGGGTACAAGGCCGAAATCGTCAACATCCTGAAGGGGACGCACGACCAGTGGTTTCGGCCGTCGGACGTGGCGGTGGCGCCGGACGGATCGCTGATCGTGTCCGACTGGTACGACCCCGGCGTTGGCGGGCACCACGTGGGCGACCTGGCGCAGGGCCGGCTCTACCGGATCGCCCCGCCCCGCACGCCCTACACGGTCCCGACCCACGATCTATCCTTACCAGAAACAGCCGTTATTGCATTAAGAAGCCCTAACGTGGCCACTCGGTATCTGGCGTGGACAGCCCTCAATGTAATGGGAGCCACGGCGGAGACGGCGCTGGATGAGCTGCTCGACGATCCGAATCCGCGCATGCAGGCGAGGGCATTGTGGTTATTGGGACAGATCGAGGGGCGCGGAGCGTCGACGGTGGAGATGGCGCTTGCGGACGAAAACGAGGATATCCGCATCGCCGGCCTCCGTCTGGCCCGGCAACTCGACCTCGACCTTATTCCGTATATCCAGCAGGGTGCAGACGATCCCTCACCCCAGGTGCGGCGGGAGGCGGCCATCGCGCTGCGCCACAACGACTCGCCGGAAGCACCGGCGCTCTGGGCGCGGTTGGCCGCGCAGCACGACGGCGTGGATCGATGGTATCTCGAGGCGCTCGGTATTGCAGCCGACCGCCAGTGGGACGCGTTTTTTGCGGCGTGGCAGGAGCAAAATCGGGAAGATTGGGACACGCCCGCCGGCCGCGACATCGTCTGGCGCGCCCGCGCCGAAGCGGCGCTGCCGTTGTTGACTGAGTTAATCCTGTCCCCGACCACCACCGACACGGAGCGGCTGCGCTACTTCCGCGCGCTCGATTTCCACCCCGCGAGTCCGGCGAAAGCGGCCTTGCTGGGCGGTTTACTCGCCGCCGACCACCCGAGAGAGCTCGACATCCGGGTGTTGAGCCTGCAGCATCTGGCCGGCAGCGACGCCATGGAAACCCCCGCCACCCGCGACGCGATCTATTCGACCCTGGACGACGTCCGCGGCACCCGCGCCTTCCTCGACCTGGTGGACCGATTCGAGCTTGCCGATCAGGGAGAAGCCCTTTTTACGATGGCCCTTGCCGACCCCGCAGGCGACCTCGGCAAGGATGCCGGCCGCATTCTGCTTGATCTGGACGGTCGTGAACGAATCGCCGCCGCGGTAGCCGCGGCCTCCACGGAGGAAAGCACCGCGATCATTTCGCTGCTCGACGGAGTCGAGTCCAACGGCTCTCGCGGCACGCTCGAGTCCCTTTTCCGAGACCCCTCCTTGCCGCTCGAAGTGCGCCGGCGGGCCCTTGAGGCGTTTGGCCCCGGCTGGCAGGGTGAAAACCGGGTACTGACGCTGCTCAAGGAAGGCGTCATGCCGGAGGAGCTCTCCGCCACGGCTTCGAGTATCCTGTTCGCCTCGACGGATAGCCGGCGCCGCGGGCAGGCCGAGCAGTATTTTGAGCCCCCCTCCGGCATGACGGGTGAAGCGCTGCCGGCCATCGAAGCGCTCGTGACGATGCAAGGCAACCCGAAGGAGGGGGCGGTCGTGTTCGCACAATTCTGCAGCACGTGCCATGTCGTCCAGGGCCACGGGGTCGACTTTGGGCCCGCGCTTACCGAAATCGGCAACAAACTGACCCCGGAAGCGCTCTATACCGCCATCCTCTACCCCGACGCCGGCATCGGCTTTGGCTACGAAGGCTACGTTTTGAAACTGAAGGACGGCAGCGAGGCCGTCGGCTACATCCTCAACCAGTCCGGCGACGAAATCCGCCTCCGCGAAGCCGGCGGGCGGACCAACAGCTACTCGGTGTCCGATGTGGCAAGTAAAGAGATGCTGGGCCAGTCGCTCATGCCGGCGCTCGGCCGCTCGCTACGTCAGGAAGAACTGGTGGATCTGGTGGCATACCTGAAGGATTAG
- a CDS encoding sugar transferase, giving the protein MSTAELVTVRPSKAKQAAKQLIDILIVLVTMPFWLPVCAVIYLAILLEDGKNPLFLQERLGKDGRIFRTFKFRTMVVNAEEALKQALAKDEVLRQEWEMFFKLRKDPRITKIGNILRRTSLDELPQLVNVLIGDMVMVGPRPLPAYHHNALPTEVRELRNVVKPGITGLWQVSGRSDSGLDGMKQWDPYYVRNWSMMLDLQILVRTATVVLTRQGAY; this is encoded by the coding sequence ATGTCTACCGCCGAACTCGTCACCGTCCGCCCTTCGAAAGCCAAGCAGGCCGCCAAGCAGCTCATCGACATTCTCATCGTGCTCGTCACGATGCCGTTCTGGCTTCCGGTCTGCGCCGTGATCTACCTCGCCATCCTCCTGGAAGACGGCAAAAACCCGCTGTTTCTGCAGGAGCGCCTCGGCAAGGACGGCCGCATCTTCCGCACCTTCAAGTTCCGGACGATGGTCGTCAACGCCGAGGAAGCCCTCAAGCAGGCCCTCGCCAAAGACGAAGTGCTGCGTCAGGAGTGGGAAATGTTCTTCAAGCTCCGCAAGGACCCCCGCATCACGAAGATCGGCAATATCCTGCGCCGTACGAGCCTCGACGAGCTGCCGCAGCTGGTGAACGTGCTCATCGGAGACATGGTGATGGTCGGCCCGCGCCCGCTGCCGGCGTACCACCACAACGCGCTGCCGACGGAAGTCCGCGAACTGCGCAACGTTGTGAAGCCAGGCATCACGGGCCTCTGGCAGGTTTCCGGCCGCAGCGACAGCGGATTGGACGGGATGAAGCAGTGGGATCCGTACTACGTCCGCAACTGGTCGATGATGCTGGACCTCCAGATCCTCGTCCGCACCGCAACAGTCGTCCTCACCCGGCAAGGAGCGTACTGA
- a CDS encoding TIM barrel protein, with amino-acid sequence MNRRTFLAQTTALAALAPLMPVSTHSIKPSFSISLAEWSLHRTLFSGALQPLDFPVVARRTYGIDAVEYVNQFFLVSELFVAELKRRADGEGVKNLLIMVDDAGRLGDANPALRQDAINRHRPWLDIAAALGCHSIRINARSEGSAEEQTKLMADGLQRLGDEAATRGLNVIVENHGGFSSQGAWVANLMRTLNHANVGTLPDFGNWYPADEYGGPTPAGKAGPYYDRYQGVDETMPFARGLSAKSYAFDAQGNETSTDFGRMMAIAVKHGFSGHVGIEYEGSAHSEHDGILATKQLLEGVRASMG; translated from the coding sequence ATGAATCGTCGCACCTTTCTCGCCCAAACCACCGCTCTAGCCGCCCTCGCTCCGCTCATGCCCGTATCCACACATTCCATCAAGCCGTCTTTTTCGATCTCGCTGGCCGAATGGTCGCTCCATCGCACCCTCTTTTCGGGTGCGCTGCAGCCGTTGGACTTCCCCGTGGTGGCCAGGCGCACCTATGGCATCGACGCCGTTGAATACGTCAACCAGTTTTTCCTGGTGTCGGAGCTGTTTGTGGCCGAATTAAAACGGCGGGCCGACGGTGAGGGGGTAAAAAATCTGCTAATCATGGTGGACGACGCCGGCCGGCTTGGCGATGCCAATCCAGCCCTCCGCCAGGACGCCATCAACCGACATCGGCCCTGGCTGGACATCGCCGCCGCGCTCGGCTGTCACTCTATCCGCATCAACGCCCGCAGCGAGGGCTCGGCGGAGGAGCAGACGAAGTTGATGGCCGACGGCCTACAGCGTCTGGGCGATGAGGCCGCCACGCGAGGGCTCAACGTCATCGTCGAAAACCACGGCGGTTTCTCAAGCCAGGGCGCCTGGGTGGCCAATCTCATGCGAACGCTCAACCACGCCAACGTGGGCACCCTGCCCGATTTTGGCAACTGGTATCCGGCGGACGAATACGGCGGCCCGACGCCGGCGGGCAAGGCTGGCCCGTATTACGACCGGTACCAGGGGGTCGATGAGACGATGCCTTTCGCCCGCGGACTCAGCGCCAAGTCGTACGCCTTCGACGCGCAGGGCAATGAAACCAGCACGGACTTTGGGCGCATGATGGCAATCGCCGTGAAACACGGATTTTCAGGCCACGTCGGGATCGAATACGAGGGATCGGCCCACAGCGAACACGACGGCATCCTGGCTACGAAACAGCTGCTGGAGGGCGTCAGGGCCTCGATGGGGTAA
- a CDS encoding SDR family oxidoreductase, whose protein sequence is MSAPYIIYGGSGGIGSATARLLHARGYPLHLVGRDENRLVAVAEELGATYTAGDVTDHTVFGRVSSDAPGPWAGLVYAVGTINLRSFGRMTESDFMKDFQVNALGAALAVQAAVPALKQSESPASVVLFSTVAASQGFSFHTSMGMAKGAVNGLTLSLAAELAPKIRVNAIAPSLTRTPLAAGMLGNEKMAAAIAELHPLQRLGDAEDVANLAAFLVSPEAGWITGQIMGVDGGRSTLRTKN, encoded by the coding sequence ATGTCCGCACCCTATATCATCTACGGCGGCTCTGGCGGCATCGGCTCGGCTACGGCCCGGCTCCTCCACGCACGGGGGTACCCGCTCCATCTTGTCGGGCGTGACGAAAACCGGCTGGTGGCTGTAGCCGAAGAACTCGGCGCCACCTATACGGCCGGGGATGTGACGGACCATACCGTGTTCGGCCGTGTTTCCAGCGACGCCCCGGGGCCGTGGGCGGGCCTGGTTTACGCCGTGGGCACGATTAATCTGCGCAGCTTCGGGCGGATGACGGAGTCAGATTTCATGAAGGATTTCCAGGTCAATGCCCTCGGAGCGGCGCTGGCCGTCCAGGCGGCCGTGCCGGCACTCAAACAATCGGAGTCGCCGGCCTCGGTCGTCCTCTTTTCCACCGTAGCGGCCTCGCAGGGATTTTCATTTCACACCTCGATGGGCATGGCGAAAGGCGCCGTGAACGGACTCACCCTTTCCCTCGCCGCCGAGCTCGCCCCGAAGATCCGCGTCAACGCGATCGCCCCGTCGCTTACCCGCACCCCGCTGGCTGCCGGCATGCTGGGCAACGAAAAGATGGCCGCGGCTATCGCGGAATTACACCCTCTCCAGCGCCTGGGCGACGCCGAGGATGTCGCCAACCTTGCCGCCTTTCTCGTATCCCCAGAAGCCGGCTGGATAACGGGGCAGATCATGGGGGTCGATGGAGGACGGTCTACGTTGAGGACAAAAAACTGA
- the xylB gene encoding xylulokinase → MSYFIGIDSSTTATKALIMDDVGVVAGVASSEYPYDTPRPLWSEQDPHFWWKGTVESVRAVISKTGVHPADIAGIGLTGQMHGLVLLDAKGEVIRPALLWNDQRTGAECDEIRTRVGRSRLIQLTGNDALTGFTAPKILWVRNHEPENYARIRHVLLPKDYVRFRLTGDYATDRAGAAGTLLLDIRKRDWSDEVLAALDIPRAWLPDTHEGPEITGRVSVEAAALLGIPAGIPVVGGGGDQAAQGVGVGAVEEGIVALTLGTSGVVFASANQPAIEPEGRLHGFCHAVPGRWHMMGVMLSAAGSLRWHRDTIAPGVEFEDLVHATADIPAGSDGLLFLPYLTGERTPHPDPYARGAFVGLTVRHTRDHLTRAVLEGVGFGLKDSFELLRSSGLPAARQVRISGGGAKSPVWRQILADILGAELATVNTTEGAAYGAALLAGVGVGAWPDVDAAAKACIRVTGSTPCRPDAVATYARFYELYKALYPALKGVNDALGRSE, encoded by the coding sequence ATGTCCTACTTCATCGGAATCGACAGTTCCACCACCGCCACAAAAGCGCTGATCATGGACGACGTCGGCGTCGTCGCCGGCGTGGCCTCTTCCGAATACCCGTACGACACTCCCCGGCCTCTGTGGAGCGAACAAGATCCCCATTTCTGGTGGAAAGGCACCGTAGAGAGTGTGCGGGCCGTGATCTCGAAGACAGGAGTGCATCCAGCAGACATCGCCGGCATCGGTCTCACCGGCCAGATGCACGGTCTGGTGCTGCTGGATGCAAAAGGCGAGGTCATCCGGCCGGCGTTGCTCTGGAACGACCAGCGTACCGGGGCCGAGTGCGACGAAATCCGAACCCGTGTCGGGCGGAGCCGGCTCATCCAGCTCACCGGCAACGATGCCCTCACCGGGTTCACGGCCCCCAAAATCCTCTGGGTCCGCAACCACGAACCCGAGAACTACGCCCGGATCAGGCACGTGCTCCTGCCGAAGGATTACGTTCGCTTCCGCCTCACGGGCGACTACGCCACCGACCGCGCCGGCGCGGCCGGCACCCTGCTGCTGGATATCCGAAAGCGCGACTGGTCGGATGAGGTCCTCGCCGCGCTCGACATCCCCCGTGCGTGGTTACCGGATACCCACGAGGGGCCTGAAATCACGGGCCGGGTTTCGGTCGAGGCCGCGGCCTTGCTCGGCATCCCGGCCGGCATCCCCGTTGTGGGCGGCGGGGGGGATCAGGCGGCGCAGGGCGTCGGGGTCGGCGCCGTGGAAGAAGGGATCGTCGCCCTGACGCTCGGCACTTCGGGTGTCGTGTTCGCCAGTGCTAACCAGCCGGCCATCGAGCCCGAGGGGCGGCTCCATGGTTTTTGCCACGCCGTGCCGGGGCGCTGGCATATGATGGGGGTGATGTTATCCGCTGCCGGCAGCCTCCGCTGGCATCGGGACACGATCGCACCCGGGGTCGAGTTCGAGGACCTGGTACATGCTACGGCGGACATTCCCGCCGGCAGCGACGGGCTGCTCTTCCTCCCCTACCTCACCGGGGAACGCACGCCCCATCCGGATCCCTACGCACGTGGCGCCTTCGTAGGGTTGACGGTCCGGCACACCCGCGACCACCTCACCCGCGCCGTGCTGGAAGGCGTGGGCTTCGGGTTGAAGGACAGTTTCGAGTTACTGCGGTCGTCCGGACTCCCCGCGGCGCGCCAGGTGCGGATCTCGGGCGGAGGCGCGAAAAGCCCCGTCTGGCGCCAGATCCTGGCCGACATTCTCGGGGCGGAGCTGGCGACGGTGAACACGACCGAGGGCGCCGCCTACGGCGCGGCGCTGCTGGCCGGCGTGGGCGTGGGCGCCTGGCCGGATGTAGACGCGGCAGCCAAAGCGTGTATCCGGGTTACAGGAAGCACCCCGTGCCGGCCCGACGCCGTGGCGACGTACGCGCGGTTCTACGAACTCTACAAAGCCCTCTACCCGGCCCTGAAAGGAGTGAACGATGCGTTGGGGCGGAGCGAATAG